The Malus domestica chromosome 13, GDT2T_hap1 genome includes a window with the following:
- the LOC103451727 gene encoding uncharacterized protein isoform X1: MGSATSSMAAKFAFFPPDPPSYDTYVDEPTGKMRISDVLPRDDVDVLRLSTKKGNEIVAMYVKNPCASLTVLYSHGNAADLGQMYHIFTELSLHLGVNLMGYDYSGYGQSSGKPSEQDTYADIEAAYKCLEEKYGIKEEDVILYGQSVGSGPALDLAVRLPNLRAVVLHSPILSGLRVMYHVKKTFWFDIYKNIDKIPLVSCPVLVIHGTEDEVVDSSHGKQLWELCKEKYEPLWLKGGNHCNLELYPEYLRHLRKFISAIEKLPRLRNSTEQSADQSESPLKIEDIRDKARSSTDLRDKSRSSTGKRDKSRLSTDSRERSSTSTEKREKSRKSTDRSGKLRSSTDQSERARNSFDRLGDMVRSVGLCNVDCLKQAALEA; encoded by the exons ATGGGGTCTGCAACATCGTCTATGGCTGCAAAGTTTGCATTTTTCCCACCGGACCCTCCGTCATACGACACGTACGTCGACGAACCAACGGGGAAAATGAGGATCTCCGATGTTCTTCCCCGAGACGACGTTGACGTGCTGAGGCTGAGCACAAAAAAAGGGAATGAGATTGTGGCCATGTATGTCAAAAATCCATGTGCTTCACTCACTGTTCTTTACTCCCATGGAAATGCTGCTGATCTTGGTCAGATGTACCACATTTTCACTGAGCTTAGCCTTCATCTGGGTGTCAATCTCATGGG GTACGATTATTCTGGCTATGGACAATCTTCTGGAAAG CCAAGTGAGCAGGACACATATGCAGACATAGAGGCAGCATACAAATGCCTTGAAGAGAAGTACGGTATAAAGGAGGAAGATGTCATTCTGTACGGACAGTCAGTTGGAAGCGGACCTGCTTTGGATTTGGCCGTTCGTTTGCCTAACTTGAGGGCTGTTGTTCTTCACAGTCCAATATTGTCGGGCCTCCGAGTAATGTACCATGTCAAGAAAACATTCTGGTTTGACATTTATAAG AATATCGATAAGATCCCACTTGTCAGTTGCCCAGTTTTGGTGATTCAT GGAACTGAAGATGAAGTTGTGGATTCTTCCCATGGAAAACAGTTGTGGGAGCTTTGCAAAGAGAAGTATGAACCTTTGTGGCTCAAAGGAGGCAACCATTGTAACTTGGAACTCTATCCGGAATACTTGAGGCATCTCAGGAAGTTCATATCTGCCATAGAGAAATTACCCCGTCTTCGAAATTCAACAGAACAAAGTGCAGACCAATCAGAGTCTCCTCTGAAGATTGAAGACATCAGGGACAAGGCAAGATCAAGCACTGACTTAAGGGACAAGTCTAGGTCCAGCACCGGGAAGCGAGACAAGTCTAGGCTAAGCACAGACAGTAGAGAGAGATCAAGTACAAGCactgaaaagagagaaaagtcaAGAAAGAGCACCGATCGGTCTGGAAAGTTGAGGAGCAGCACAGATCAGTCGGAGAGAGCTAGAAATAGCTTCGACCG ATTGGGAGATATGGTGAGGTCAGTTGGATTGTGTAACGTTGATTGTCTGAAGCAGGCGGCTTTGGAGGCTTGA
- the LOC103451727 gene encoding uncharacterized protein isoform X2: protein MGSATSSMAAKFAFFPPDPPSYDTYVDEPTGKMRISDVLPRDDVDVLRLSTKKGNEIVAMYVKNPCASLTVLYSHGNAADLGQMYHIFTELSLHLGVNLMGYDYSGYGQSSGKPSEQDTYADIEAAYKCLEEKYGIKEEDVILYGQSVGSGPALDLAVRLPNLRAVVLHSPILSGLRVMYHVKKTFWFDIYKNIDKIPLVSCPVLVIHMKLWILPMENSCGSFAKRSMNLCGSKEATIVTWNSIRNT, encoded by the exons ATGGGGTCTGCAACATCGTCTATGGCTGCAAAGTTTGCATTTTTCCCACCGGACCCTCCGTCATACGACACGTACGTCGACGAACCAACGGGGAAAATGAGGATCTCCGATGTTCTTCCCCGAGACGACGTTGACGTGCTGAGGCTGAGCACAAAAAAAGGGAATGAGATTGTGGCCATGTATGTCAAAAATCCATGTGCTTCACTCACTGTTCTTTACTCCCATGGAAATGCTGCTGATCTTGGTCAGATGTACCACATTTTCACTGAGCTTAGCCTTCATCTGGGTGTCAATCTCATGGG GTACGATTATTCTGGCTATGGACAATCTTCTGGAAAG CCAAGTGAGCAGGACACATATGCAGACATAGAGGCAGCATACAAATGCCTTGAAGAGAAGTACGGTATAAAGGAGGAAGATGTCATTCTGTACGGACAGTCAGTTGGAAGCGGACCTGCTTTGGATTTGGCCGTTCGTTTGCCTAACTTGAGGGCTGTTGTTCTTCACAGTCCAATATTGTCGGGCCTCCGAGTAATGTACCATGTCAAGAAAACATTCTGGTTTGACATTTATAAG AATATCGATAAGATCCCACTTGTCAGTTGCCCAGTTTTGGTGATTCAT ATGAAGTTGTGGATTCTTCCCATGGAAAACAGTTGTGGGAGCTTTGCAAAGAGAAGTATGAACCTTTGTGGCTCAAAGGAGGCAACCATTGTAACTTGGAACTCTATCCGGAATACTTGA
- the LOC108172070 gene encoding uncharacterized protein, whose product MEFSYCLVFVLVSAASIWNISANSRHQLGENAVVPNDVSILKGEDIDHHQVVSPPTATKEDKRIGGRKMAAARLEKDVKVVAEGGISGTRRSNSSDLEGQSSCGNVECRQSTTASRFSEKIVDHDHEHAGFVAFSQDYNSPRHHPPKNN is encoded by the exons ATGGAATTTTCTTATTGCTTGGTGTTTGTGCTTGTTTCTGCTGCAAGCATATGGAATATCTCTGCAAATTCCCGTCATCAACTAG GCGAAAATGCTGTTGTGCCAAATGATGTTTCGATTCTGAAG GGTGAAGATATTGATCATCATCAAGTGGTTAGTCCTCCTACTGCAACTAAGGAGGATAAGAGGATAGGAGGAAGGAAAATGGCAGCAGCGAGGTTAGAGAAGGACGTTAAAGTAGTGGCAGAAGGCGGTATAAGTGGAACTCGGAGGTCCAACAGCTCCGACCTTGAAGGACAATCTTCATGTGGCAATGTGGAATGCAGACAAAGTACTACTGCAAGTCGATTTTCTGAGAAAATAGTCGATCATGATCATGAACATGCAGGTTTTGTAGCTTTTAGTCAGGACTACAATTCACCAAGGCACCACCCTCCTAAGAATAACTGA
- the LOC103414261 gene encoding uncharacterized protein, which translates to MSEANIVRRHVLLEENKVVKEREKTNSSSKLLKRIYPIGLHKSTSSLSLSSSLSFSLSETSYDSFLTDSNFPLDQKISAAFRFFAQPPPRREYNSPVAKLAQQQISLAQDANDGELRRCNWITKNSDKVYLVFHDECWGVPAYDDNQLFELLALSGMLMDHNWTEIVKRRELFREAFSGFDPNKVAKMGEKEIAEITSNKEIMLVDCKVRCIIDNAKCILKIVREFGSFSSYVWSSVNHKPVINRFRYPRNVPLRTPKAESMSKDLIQRGFRYVGPVIVYSFMQAAGLTNDHLVDCYRYSECVNLAERPWRHI; encoded by the exons ATGTCTGAAGCAAATATTGTAAGAAGACATGTACTTCTGGAGGAGAACAAAGTtgtaaaagagagagagaagacgaACAGTAGCTCTAAACTCCTCAAGAGAATTTACCCAATTGGCCTTCATAAGAGCACTTCATCTCTATCCCTGTCCTCTTCtttgtcattctccttgtcggaGACCTCGTATGATTCTTTTCTCACTGATTCTAACTTCCCACTGGATCAGAAGATTTCCGCGGCTTTCCGCTTCTTTGCACAACCACCTCCAAGAAGAGAGTATAATTCTCCAGTGGCTAAACTTGCCCAGCAGCAGATTAGTCTGGCTCAGGATGCTAATGATGGGGAGTTGAGGAGATGCAATTGGATAACAAAGAATAGTG ATAAAGTTTATCTAGTGTTTCACGACGAATGCTGGGGAGTTCCAGCATACGATGACAA TCAATTGTTTGAGCTGCTTGCACTGTCTGGTATGTTGATGGACCACAATTGGACTGAAATTGTGAAAAGAAGGGAGCTTTTCAG GGAAGCGTTTTCTGGATTTGATCCGAACAAAGTTGCGAAAATGGGGGAGAAGGAGATTGCAGAAATAACCTCCAACAAAGAAATAATGCTGGTAGACTGCAAAGTGAGGTGCATTATAGACAATGCCAAATGCATATTGAAG ATTGTAAGGGAGTTTGGATCTTTCAGCAGCTACGTGTGGAGTTCTGTGAATCACAAACCGGTCATAAACCGATTCAGATACCCGAGAAACGTTCCTCTGAGGACCCCGAAAGCAGAATCCATGAGCAAGGATTTGATCCAGAGAGGATTTCGGTACGTTGGACCCGTGATTGTGTACTCGTTCATGCAGGCTGCAGGGCTGACAAATGATCATCTGGTGGATTGTTATAGGTACAGTGAATGTGTAAACCTTGCAGAAAGACCTTGGAGACATATCTAA
- the LOC103430656 gene encoding phosphatidylinositol 4-kinase gamma 5-like encodes MIVLESNFLLIPSLAALELGNVREGEKISSTAASLAGLLTVTSICFMSRKLDSPVQTQMAVALFSNPLSGEYHGSNRMERKQHTGWRRVFVQTESGCVLGMDLDRSDNVHTVKRRLQIALNVPTDGSSLTFGDVVLKNDLSAVRNDSPLLLTRNLMHRSSSTPCLSPTGKDLQQRDRSGPIEILGNSVRFTRTRPVVKDMVKAIKMGVDPIPVHSGLGGAYYFRNSRGECVSIVKPTDEEPFAPNNPKGFVGKALGQPGLKRSVRVGETGFREVAAFLLDKDHFANVPPTALVKITHSIFNINDGVNGNKTPQKKLVSKIASCQQFIQHDFDASDHGTSSFPVTSVHRIGILDIRILNTDRHAGNLLVRKLDGVGMFGQVELIPIDHGLCLPETLEDPYFEWIHWPQASIPFSDDELEYIEKLDPLEDCEMLRRELPMIREACLRVLILCTIFLKESAAYGLCLAEIGEMMTREFRSGEEEPSELEVICMEARTMLAERVEVLSPKADSGDQEFLFDIDCEEAEEDCTLKSAADDYLTRASSFPFANGSGHGRSLLSKLEESIEEEEDSEVEEQGALATLPTLEKVPSVSKLSMSLKNTVLVGEKNHLKHMGSKPGNGYMVNTSSGHRSANEQLPASMCFVKLADMSEDAWTLFLEKFQDMLYPAFAKRKSATLGQRQRQRLGTSCQF; translated from the coding sequence ATGATCGTTTTGGAATCGAATTTTCTACTCATTCCATCATTGGCTGCTTTGGAACTTGGCAACGTTCGGGAAGGGGAGAAGATCTCTTCTACTGCCGCCTCTCTTGCCGGCCTCCTAACTGTCACTTCCATTTGCTTTATGTCTCGGAAGCTGGACAGCCCAGTACAGACCCAGATGGCAGTGGCACTATTTAGCAATCCGCTCAGTGGGGAGTACCATGGAAGCAACAGAATGGAAAGGAAGCAGCACACTGGTTGGAGGCGCGTTTTTGTGCAAACTGAAAGTGGATGTGTCTTGGGGATGGATTTGGATCGCAGTGATAATGTCCATACTGTGAAGAGAAGATTGCAGATTGCTCTCAATGTCCCAACTGATGGAAGCTCGTTGACATTTGGGGATGTGGTGTTGAAGAACGATCTGAGTGCAGTTAGGAATGACTCCCCTCTTCTTCTCACAAGGAACCTTATGCATAGAAGTTCATCAACTCCATGTCTCTCGCCTACTGGAAAGGATCTGCAGCAGAGAGATCGGAGTGGTCCTATAGAGATATTAGGGAACTCGGTTCGGTTTACTAGGACAAGACCAGTGGTCAAGGATATGGTGAAGGCCATCAAGATGGGGGTTGATCCAATTCCTGTTCATAGTGGGCTTGGAGGTGCATACTATTTCAGGAACAGCAGAGGTGAGTGTGTTTCAATAGTGAAGCCAACTGATGAAGAACCTTTTGCGCCTAATAACCCAAAAGGTTTTGTCGGTAAAGCTCTTGGGCAACCAGGTTTGAAGCGCTCGGTGCGAGTTGGGGAGACTGGATTCCGAGAAGTCGCAGCTTTCCTGCTTGACAAAGATCACTTTGCCAATGTGCCTCCCACTGCCTTGGTGAAGATCACTCACTCTATCTTTAACATAAACGATGGGGTGAACGGGAACAAGACTCCCCAGAAGAAGCTGGTTAGCAAGATTGCATCTTGCCAACAATTCATACAACATGATTTTGATGCCAGTGATCATGGGACATCCAGCTTCCCCGTAACTTCTGTGCATCGTATAGGGATATTAGACATTAGGATTCTTAACACTGACAGGCATGCAGGGAACCTTTTAGTTAGGAAACTGGACGGTGTCGGGATGTTTGGTCAAGTGGAGCTCATTCCAATTGACCATGGCCTTTGTTTGCCAGAAACTTTGGAGGACCCCTACTTTGAGTGGATTCATTGGCCTCAGGCTTCTATTCCATTCTCAGATGATGAGCTTGAGTACATAGAAAAGCTTGATCCGCTTGAGGATTGTGAGATGCTGCGAAGGGAGCTTCCCATGATTCGAGAGGCTTGTCTCAGGGTTTTGATTCTTTGCACCATTTTCCTGAAGGAGTCTGCTGCATATGGTCTCTGTCTTGCTGAAATAGGTGAGATGATGACTAGGGAATTTCGCAGTGGCGAGGAGGAACCTAGTGAACTGGAGGTAATTTGTATGGAGGCAAGGACGATGTTAGCAGAGAGGGTGGAGGTGCTGTCCCCCAAGGCTGATTCGGGAGATCAGGAGTTCCTATTTGACATAGATTGTGAGGAAGCAGAGGAAGACTGCACCTTGAAATCTGCAGCAGATGATTATCTGACCAGGGCATCATCTTTTCCATTTGCAAATGGGAGTGGGCATGGCCGCTCGCTTCTCTCTAAACTTGAAGAAAGCatcgaggaggaagaggacAGTGAAGTGGAAGAGCAAGGGGCATTAGCAACTCTGCCAACTCTGGAAAAGGTCCCAAGCGTTTCAAAGCTTTCTATGTCACTGAAGAACACAGTTTTGGTGGGAGAGAAGAACCACCTGAAGCATATGGGTTCCAAACCAGGAAACGGATACATGGTGAATACATCATCGGGGCACAGGAGTGCAAACGAGCAGCTTCCTGCAAGCATGTGCTTTGTGAAGCTGGCTGACATGAGCGAGGATGCCTGGACCttgtttctggagaagtttcaAGATATGCTGTACCCGGCATTTGCCAAACGCAAATCTGCTACCCTAGGTCAGAGGCAGAGACAGAGGCTTGGCACGTCGTGCCAGTTTTGA
- the LOC139190733 gene encoding uncharacterized protein gives MRRRKKREIYLIAIIYITSSATACVGILLCNCFVPSPSKEKKMANLAKLDFAALDITGKNYLTWVLDTKIHLEAANLGDTIKEESSSSSQDRAKAMIFIRRHLDEALKSEYLTVEDPLALWNALRSRYNHQTTVILPKARYDWTHLRIQDFKSVAEYNSALFRITSQMKLCGDTITEEMLLEKTFSTFHASNMVLQQQYRARGFTEYNQLISVLLVAEQNNELLMKNHNSRPTGSAPFPEVNVASLERNTISSRGNNYKRGRGHKQGRWKGKSKNHGVQFHNQVPRYNPGPSFKNTNRQKGKAHVNTPRNHEGGCHRCGGNGHWARTCRTPKHLVELYQASFKEKGVEINFLDQAKPMETPDPVTYLSGQLNTTHLDATDFINERGNEVYGSD, from the exons atgagaagaagaaagaaaagagaaatatatctaatagcaataatatacattacttcctctgcaacagcttgtgtcggtatattactctgcaactgcttcgttccttcaccgagtaaag aaaagaaaatggcaaacttggcaaagcttgattttgctgccctggacattactggaaagaattaccttacatgggtactggataccaagatccatctggaagcagcaaatcttggagataccatcaaGGAAGAAAGCAGttcatcctctcaagatcgagcaaaggccatgatttttattcgtcgccatcttgatgaggcactaaagagcgagtacttaacggttgaagatccgttagccCTTTGGAATGCCTTAAGaagcagatacaatcaccagacaacggtgattcttccaaaagctcgctatgactggactcacctaaggatccaggatttcaaatcagtggctgagtacaattcggcgttgttcagaattacctctcagatgaaaCTCTGTGGGGATACTATCACTGAGGAGATGTtattggaaaagactttcagcacattccaCGCCTCTAACATGGTACTGCAACAACAGTATAGAGCGCgaggcttcactgaatacaaccagctgatatctgtgctcTTGGTGgctgaacagaacaatgagcttctcatgaaaaaccataattcccgacctactggatcagcaccgttcccagaagtgaatgttgCGTCCCTTGAAAGAAATACCATATCCTCCCgtggcaataattacaaacgaggaCGTGGTCACAAGCAAGGTCGGTGGAAAGGAAAaagcaagaaccatggtgtccagtttcacaaccaggttccaaggtATAATCCAGGCCCGAGCTTTAAAAATACCAATCGCCAGAAAGGAAAAGCTCATGTGAACACTCCTAGAAATCATGAAGGAggttgccataggtgtggtggcaacggacattgggcgcgtacttgtcgcaccccaaagcatctggtggaactatatcaagcctccttcaaggagaagggtgtcgagatcaatttccttgaccaggctaaaccaatggaAACCCCTGATCCAGTGACCTATTTATCAGGACAGTTAAACACAACCCACCTGGATGCTACAGACTTTATTaatgaaagagggaatgaagtttatgggtccgattga